Within the Planctomycetota bacterium genome, the region AAAACCGGCGGCCTTGTCGCCGGACTTCCTGGTGCGTGCGGTGCGTCGTGCGGCCTCCGCGGCCTCGTTGACCGCCGCATAGGCCGGCACGCGGTCGAGAAACAGCAGTTGAAACGCCCCGAGTTCCAGGATGGCGAGCAGGTCGGGCTGGATCGTCGTGGCGCGGCGTCCCTTGCCGCGGGCGTGGCTGACGAACAGGCGCAGGGTGCGG harbors:
- a CDS encoding 16S rRNA (cytosine(967)-C(5))-methyltransferase RsmB; this encodes MAPAVIPPSPSAREAALEALGRAAGGTIFLRDALHAVFEKTDLEPRDRALATQLAAGVVRHRRTLRLFVSHARGKGRRATTIQPDLLAILELGAFQLLFLDRVPAYAAVNEAAEAARRTARTRKSGDKAAGF